Proteins from one Arthrobacter sp. DNA4 genomic window:
- a CDS encoding ANTAR domain-containing protein, whose protein sequence is MKAGRRFYIEGMVDQDMAEDLEELVDLIAGMEDIKSVLDDLTGYAAATMTSTTGRPIECAVTLHRRKRTVTIGGSSGRAVVLDRIEQSLGDGPCVEALETGVPVLLDDVSSDPRWPEYCTALSAAGVASSLGVPMKLDNDAGAVLDFFAPASGLFSERAVADAARFGDMAGKALRLAVRIASAEQRAENLKAAMDTRTVIDLACGIIMAQNKCNKDDAFELLRSASNSRNQKLNELAEGLVNRFSGPKDAKAHFDD, encoded by the coding sequence GTGAAGGCTGGCCGCCGCTTCTACATTGAAGGCATGGTGGACCAGGACATGGCAGAAGACCTCGAAGAGCTTGTGGATCTCATCGCCGGGATGGAGGACATCAAATCCGTCCTCGACGATCTGACCGGATACGCGGCAGCCACCATGACCAGCACCACGGGTAGACCTATTGAGTGTGCCGTCACCCTGCACCGCCGCAAGCGTACGGTAACCATCGGCGGCAGCAGCGGGCGGGCGGTGGTGCTGGACCGGATTGAACAATCACTGGGAGACGGGCCCTGCGTCGAGGCCCTCGAAACCGGGGTTCCCGTCCTGCTGGATGACGTGTCCTCGGACCCGCGGTGGCCTGAGTACTGCACGGCCCTTTCCGCCGCCGGCGTCGCCAGCTCGCTGGGCGTACCTATGAAATTGGATAACGACGCCGGCGCGGTCCTCGACTTCTTCGCTCCGGCCAGCGGACTCTTCAGTGAGCGGGCGGTCGCCGACGCGGCAAGGTTCGGCGACATGGCGGGCAAGGCGCTCCGGCTTGCCGTGCGGATCGCGTCAGCGGAGCAGCGCGCTGAAAACCTGAAAGCCGCCATGGACACCAGGACCGTCATTGACTTGGCCTGCGGGATCATCATGGCGCAAAACAAGTGCAACAAGGACGACGCGTTCGAGCTTCTCCGCAGCGCCTCCAACAGCAGGAACCAAAAACTCAATGAGCTTGCCGAGGGGCTGGTGAACCGCTTTTCCGGCCCGAAGGATGCGAAGGCGCACTTCGACGACTGA
- a CDS encoding acyltransferase translates to MSATARPAAPGTGLLAGRKHALDGLRIVAVAGVFFFHTATESMPGGSIGVDVFFTLSGFVITLLIMKERIATGRLHLGVFYAKRLARLWPALLALCAVIVAAGVVFPDSGWGGQAEFVLPAAGYVMNLAHFGMFGDSIAGETLGPTWTLAVEEQFYLVWPLLLLVMLRFWKVRTTAIATVALAAAFLLNRFLLVNAGQPLDRIYNGPDTRADELLIGCALALLFTAVRQGSRLHNAMASGARWGAPLAGLALVAALFLLKEPDTPGAWFNTFWTVGPTALALISAVLIGSLVLQPAGFLSRILSHPWLARPGRDLSYAMYLWHLPVYLLLMPLIPALPLRIALTAAFTVLLAYASFRFVERPLRLWANRKLEPAVEHPAIERPNAEGRGEEGGRSAELEPAARMS, encoded by the coding sequence TTGTCAGCAACAGCACGCCCGGCGGCGCCCGGAACAGGGCTCCTCGCCGGACGCAAGCATGCTTTGGACGGGCTCCGGATCGTCGCCGTCGCCGGCGTGTTTTTCTTCCATACGGCAACCGAGTCCATGCCGGGCGGCTCCATCGGCGTCGACGTGTTCTTCACGCTCAGCGGCTTTGTTATCACGCTGCTGATCATGAAGGAACGGATCGCCACCGGCAGGCTGCACCTGGGCGTCTTCTACGCCAAGCGCCTGGCCCGCCTCTGGCCGGCACTGCTGGCCCTCTGCGCCGTGATCGTGGCGGCAGGCGTCGTGTTTCCCGACTCAGGCTGGGGCGGGCAGGCGGAGTTTGTCCTTCCCGCTGCCGGCTACGTGATGAACCTGGCGCACTTTGGCATGTTCGGTGACTCCATTGCCGGCGAAACCCTGGGCCCCACGTGGACGCTGGCCGTGGAGGAGCAGTTCTACCTGGTGTGGCCGCTGCTCTTGCTGGTGATGCTCCGGTTCTGGAAGGTCCGCACCACAGCCATCGCCACCGTGGCCCTGGCCGCAGCCTTCCTGCTGAACCGGTTCCTGCTGGTCAACGCGGGGCAGCCGCTGGACCGCATCTACAACGGCCCGGACACGCGGGCCGACGAACTGCTGATCGGCTGCGCGCTGGCCCTTCTGTTCACCGCCGTGCGGCAGGGCTCCCGGCTGCACAACGCCATGGCATCGGGGGCCCGCTGGGGTGCCCCGCTTGCCGGCCTGGCCCTGGTGGCCGCGCTGTTCCTGCTCAAGGAGCCCGATACCCCCGGCGCCTGGTTCAACACGTTCTGGACCGTGGGCCCCACCGCGCTCGCGCTGATCTCGGCCGTATTGATCGGCTCGCTGGTCCTGCAGCCTGCCGGTTTCCTGTCGCGTATCCTCAGCCACCCCTGGCTGGCGCGCCCGGGCCGTGACCTGTCCTACGCCATGTATCTCTGGCACCTGCCGGTCTACCTGCTGCTGATGCCCCTCATTCCGGCGCTTCCGCTCCGCATCGCCCTGACCGCGGCCTTCACCGTGCTGCTGGCGTACGCGTCCTTCCGTTTCGTTGAGCGGCCGCTCCGGCTCTGGGCGAACCGGAAGCTGGAGCCCGCCGTCGAACATCCCGCAATCGAACGCCCCAACGCGGAAGGCCGTGGCGAGGAAGGCGGGCGCAGCGCGGAACTCGAGCCGGCTGCCCGGATGTCCTAG
- a CDS encoding glycosyltransferase yields MAPYTFLALGPASAMADAAWISHPMIKAICQYEGAAITGKRWGSRVLGIGIDALVLALKTLQPSVSGPYFATNPWIGAALRLTGRKDFVVTGIYAEPSSRSWKILRRLIGDAPVITMSQSEAVPWNADGGNAWCVLYGNTLRYPPKQQSDEGFHIFVGGSSDRDPLAIRALEDEVLASTTPVRLTIATGGPAGESRRGGNVVRRPGYVSQKEFGELLSTASVVFLPLARGTRAAGHMVLVGAVESGIAVAVTPNEGMREYVLDPGVALCDPDQPILPQLRELADATRHRQAEIHALWEEKLSLDSYISRIMELLEPARTTA; encoded by the coding sequence TTGGCTCCATACACTTTCCTGGCCCTTGGTCCAGCCTCGGCCATGGCTGACGCCGCGTGGATCAGCCATCCGATGATCAAGGCGATCTGCCAGTACGAGGGCGCGGCCATCACCGGCAAACGCTGGGGCTCCAGGGTCCTGGGAATTGGAATCGATGCCCTGGTGCTGGCGCTGAAGACCCTCCAGCCGTCCGTCTCGGGGCCCTACTTCGCCACCAACCCGTGGATCGGGGCCGCGCTGCGGCTCACGGGCAGGAAAGACTTCGTGGTCACCGGGATCTATGCCGAGCCCTCCAGTCGGAGCTGGAAGATCCTGCGCCGGCTCATCGGTGACGCGCCTGTCATCACCATGTCCCAGTCCGAGGCCGTGCCTTGGAATGCCGACGGCGGCAACGCCTGGTGTGTGCTGTACGGGAACACCCTGCGCTATCCGCCGAAGCAGCAGTCCGACGAGGGTTTCCACATATTTGTGGGCGGCTCATCGGACCGCGACCCCTTGGCCATCCGGGCCCTGGAGGACGAAGTGCTCGCGAGCACCACGCCCGTCCGGCTGACGATTGCCACCGGCGGGCCGGCCGGTGAAAGCCGCCGCGGTGGAAACGTGGTGAGGCGCCCGGGCTACGTGAGCCAAAAGGAATTCGGGGAGCTGCTCAGTACCGCATCGGTGGTGTTCCTTCCGCTGGCGCGGGGGACCAGGGCGGCAGGGCATATGGTCCTGGTGGGGGCAGTTGAAAGCGGCATTGCCGTGGCAGTCACGCCCAATGAGGGCATGCGGGAATACGTGCTGGATCCCGGCGTTGCCCTCTGCGACCCGGACCAGCCCATTCTTCCCCAGCTCCGGGAGTTGGCCGACGCCACGCGGCACAGACAGGCGGAGATTCACGCACTGTGGGAGGAGAAGCTCAGCCTGGACAGCTATATTTCGCGGATCATGGAGTTGCTCGAGCCTGCCCGGACCACGGCCTAG
- a CDS encoding DUF1648 domain-containing protein, with protein sequence MIVSAVLGFVLLGLVLLLALVLPSVTSNTIPFGVRIPSRYAADPVITGQAHLYRRRVLLCGGIIAVASMGSVAVTGQPLLLPLSVLVLVATWYGCFFLAHQEIRAAKIAGGWFEGLHQGIAVDTELRTNPPRFPWLWLAPAAVITAATAVIGILMYPSMPQTLAVHFGANGVPNRMEAKSVGSAFSLVFLQLGLTAFLAGIAAAIVRSRPDLDPARPMGSSRWARHYMSLGAKALLGLVAMIDLGLLGSSLLMWTGTVTRWAPLVIVIPVLASVAATVAVLARNNRDRSENGEDTGLTHRDDDRYWRGGLIYINREDPALLVPRRFGIGWTLNFGNPRTAMLLAGVIALTGLVIALRFAA encoded by the coding sequence ATGATTGTTTCCGCCGTTCTGGGCTTTGTACTGCTGGGGCTGGTTCTTCTGCTGGCACTGGTGCTGCCGTCCGTCACCAGCAACACCATCCCCTTCGGAGTCCGGATCCCGTCCCGGTATGCCGCCGATCCGGTAATCACCGGGCAGGCGCACTTGTACCGGCGCCGGGTCCTGCTCTGCGGGGGCATCATTGCGGTGGCCAGCATGGGCAGCGTGGCGGTGACCGGGCAACCCTTGCTGCTGCCGTTGTCAGTGCTGGTGCTCGTGGCCACCTGGTATGGCTGCTTCTTCCTGGCCCACCAGGAGATCCGGGCAGCGAAGATTGCCGGCGGCTGGTTCGAAGGCCTGCATCAGGGCATTGCCGTGGACACGGAACTGCGGACCAATCCCCCGCGGTTCCCCTGGCTCTGGTTGGCACCGGCCGCGGTCATCACGGCCGCCACCGCTGTAATCGGGATACTGATGTACCCGTCCATGCCCCAGACCCTGGCTGTGCACTTTGGCGCCAACGGTGTCCCCAACAGGATGGAAGCAAAGTCGGTTGGCTCGGCCTTTTCCCTTGTCTTCCTGCAGCTGGGCCTCACAGCATTTCTGGCGGGCATTGCGGCGGCCATCGTCCGCAGCAGGCCCGACCTTGACCCGGCCCGCCCCATGGGATCCTCGCGCTGGGCCCGGCACTACATGTCTCTGGGCGCCAAGGCCCTGCTCGGGCTGGTGGCCATGATCGATCTGGGCCTGTTGGGCTCGTCGCTGCTGATGTGGACCGGAACGGTTACCCGGTGGGCGCCGCTGGTGATCGTAATCCCGGTCCTGGCTTCCGTGGCGGCAACCGTCGCGGTCCTGGCCAGGAACAACAGGGACCGCAGTGAAAATGGGGAGGACACGGGCCTGACCCACCGTGACGATGACAGGTACTGGCGCGGAGGCCTGATCTACATCAATAGGGAGGACCCGGCGCTGCTGGTGCCACGCCGGTTCGGTATTGGCTGGACATTGAACTTCGGGAACCCCAGGACTGCGATGCTGCTGGCTGGAGTAATTGCGCTGACTGGTTTGGTGATCGCGCTCCGCTTCGCCGCCTGA
- a CDS encoding GntR family transcriptional regulator, producing MILNVDLAADVPLYQQIRDQIVEAIAHGALTEGSPLPPTRTLAADFGINFHTVNKAYDLLRQEGLIRLSRGTGAVVTAAATDQLLASDWTARARTLLAEAVARGMPADEVLQACRTLLDSFDAADQEDT from the coding sequence TTGATCCTCAACGTCGATCTGGCCGCTGATGTGCCGCTCTACCAGCAGATCCGGGACCAGATCGTGGAAGCAATCGCACACGGCGCACTGACCGAAGGCAGCCCGCTGCCGCCCACCCGCACGCTCGCCGCCGACTTCGGCATCAACTTCCACACCGTCAACAAGGCCTACGATCTCCTTCGCCAGGAGGGGCTGATCCGCCTTAGCCGCGGTACGGGGGCTGTCGTAACCGCGGCGGCCACCGACCAACTCCTTGCGTCTGACTGGACCGCGAGGGCCAGGACGCTCCTGGCCGAGGCCGTGGCCCGCGGTATGCCCGCCGACGAGGTGCTCCAGGCCTGCCGGACCCTGCTCGATTCATTTGATGCCGCGGATCAGGAGGACACGTGA
- a CDS encoding glycosyltransferase family 2 protein has protein sequence MFFDVQRLRPGGSLALGNAADSPTIVPSQTGFAWLMPPQDGEKYSYLRTPQHRWVFWLSALAMAGFAVSFVGLATQSYWTLVFLLPLVLLVTEQCLSLRTSTYRRRISIADHAATVELWDPTQVPSIDVFIPTCGEDLEVLANTAHHVRNLQWPGVLRVHVLDDAGREEVRELAVWSGFGYMAGPGDAFKKAGNLQYAFERTSCDHVVIFDADFVPRPDFLLELVPYLDDPTVGIVQSPQHFYTHKSMSWLERCAGATQEMFYRFIQPSRDAVGGAICVGTSAVYRRQALEAIGGFPQIGHSEDVYTGLHMKEQGYQLKYVPVLLSRGQCPTDIDSFISQQYRWCEGSMSLVAADSFHDTPSLTLPQRMSFWSGFLYYMSTAMLALLAPIPLIVMAFFFPANITPINSLPLLGAVVLWLIVLPMVSLGRWRLDVLRVQAIYGFAHLFCIADMFRGPGVGMGSHRQRIGADPRRPSGTVLHGSLHPGHPVSDPGGFVPGREPIRDPAVLGHDCPLRAVVLRVRSGGGHGHGPGTLLCSRASPRGDGGEPVSTGVAARPTWRAALESFLPAAKRPSADRYIRRIPIALILLVQAVSALRLSNTAFQDEALYLYTGDWILKSWADPDVVVYTHPESFFSGAPMLYPVLGALLDRLGGLALARLFSTVCMLSATAAVYWGTNVLFDHHARPRTAGIFAAFVFALSAPVIFLSNFATFDAPSFALIAWAAALSIWSSKRNRSTLWGLSIGVLCSLAVLLKYSSAIDVPFVMLLTLVVGWAVRSTRARAVARGAAAGLTVLVLLVGSALTWGSALLAGLQKTTTDRAAMVHETPVLTLVSQVGVWAGLTFALMIAGGIYLMRRQPVLAVLMLAGTIAATGYQIWMGEAVSLHKHLTLGIIFGAPLAGAVLSALVRTGRKVTVLLVAAACYAVLVAGLMQSEKLFHVWPATTPLHNTVEFAVDSMPWIRTLAEVPEPLMYSLEDKTGPWQWTATYDGSFFYDDPDEGHRVFQGLEAYQHALEDNYFQLVVLDRSTPIGQQLQPEEFGFAQTDTVTDAASGHTWRIYQRFDHIPQ, from the coding sequence ATGTTTTTTGACGTGCAACGGCTGCGGCCCGGCGGCTCACTAGCCCTCGGAAATGCGGCAGACAGCCCCACTATCGTCCCCAGCCAGACCGGCTTCGCATGGCTGATGCCGCCGCAGGACGGGGAGAAATACTCCTACCTGCGCACGCCGCAGCACCGCTGGGTATTCTGGCTGTCTGCGCTGGCCATGGCCGGCTTTGCGGTCAGCTTCGTCGGCCTGGCCACCCAGTCCTACTGGACCCTGGTCTTCCTTCTGCCGCTCGTCCTGCTGGTCACCGAGCAGTGCCTTAGCCTGCGGACCTCCACCTACCGCCGGCGCATTTCAATCGCTGACCACGCGGCCACCGTCGAACTGTGGGATCCCACCCAGGTGCCGAGTATCGACGTCTTTATCCCCACCTGCGGGGAAGATCTGGAGGTGCTGGCCAACACCGCGCACCACGTCAGGAACCTGCAGTGGCCGGGCGTGCTCCGGGTCCACGTACTGGACGACGCCGGGCGCGAGGAAGTGCGTGAACTCGCCGTTTGGAGCGGCTTTGGATACATGGCCGGGCCGGGCGACGCCTTCAAAAAGGCCGGCAATCTTCAGTACGCGTTCGAACGCACCTCATGTGATCATGTGGTGATCTTCGATGCGGACTTCGTGCCGCGGCCGGACTTCCTGCTGGAGCTCGTGCCCTACCTCGACGATCCCACGGTGGGCATCGTGCAGAGCCCGCAACACTTCTACACCCACAAGTCGATGTCCTGGCTGGAGCGGTGCGCCGGAGCCACCCAGGAGATGTTCTACCGATTCATCCAGCCCTCCCGGGATGCGGTGGGCGGGGCAATCTGCGTGGGCACCTCAGCCGTCTACCGCCGCCAGGCGCTGGAGGCAATTGGAGGTTTCCCGCAGATCGGCCACAGCGAGGACGTCTACACCGGCCTCCATATGAAGGAGCAGGGGTACCAGCTCAAGTACGTGCCGGTGCTGCTCTCCCGCGGCCAGTGCCCTACCGACATCGATTCGTTTATTTCCCAGCAGTACCGCTGGTGTGAGGGGTCGATGTCGCTCGTGGCGGCGGATTCATTCCACGACACCCCATCGCTGACGCTGCCCCAGCGGATGAGCTTTTGGTCAGGTTTCCTCTATTACATGAGCACGGCGATGCTGGCGCTTCTCGCACCCATTCCGTTGATCGTCATGGCGTTCTTTTTCCCGGCGAACATCACGCCGATCAACTCCCTGCCCCTCCTGGGCGCGGTTGTGCTGTGGCTGATCGTGCTGCCAATGGTTTCCCTGGGCCGGTGGCGGCTGGACGTGCTGCGCGTGCAGGCAATTTACGGTTTCGCCCATCTCTTCTGCATCGCCGATATGTTCCGGGGCCCTGGTGTCGGAATGGGTTCCCACCGGCAGCGCATCGGCGCAGATCCCCGCCGCCCGTCGGGTACGGTCCTTCATGGGTCCTTACATCCTGGCCACCCAGTCTCTGACCCTGGTGGGTTTGTGCCTGGGCGTGAACCAATACGGGATCCAGCAGTTCTGGGCCACGATTGTCCTCTTCGTGCTGTCGTCCTACGTGTTCGTTCCGGTGGGGGTCATGGCCATGGGCCGGGGACGCTCCTCTGCAGCCGAGCCAGCCCCCGTGGCGATGGTGGAGAGCCGGTGAGCACCGGTGTCGCCGCTCGTCCCACGTGGCGGGCGGCGCTGGAGTCGTTCCTTCCGGCCGCCAAACGGCCCAGCGCGGACAGGTACATCCGGCGCATTCCCATCGCCCTGATCCTTTTGGTGCAGGCGGTCTCGGCGCTCCGGCTAAGCAACACCGCATTCCAGGACGAAGCGCTGTATCTGTATACCGGCGACTGGATCCTGAAGTCCTGGGCGGACCCGGACGTGGTGGTGTACACGCACCCGGAGTCATTCTTTTCCGGTGCACCGATGCTCTACCCGGTGCTGGGAGCACTGCTGGACCGGCTCGGCGGCCTGGCCTTGGCCCGCTTGTTCTCCACGGTCTGCATGCTCAGCGCAACGGCGGCGGTCTACTGGGGGACAAATGTGCTTTTCGACCACCACGCCCGGCCACGCACCGCGGGTATCTTCGCCGCTTTCGTCTTCGCCCTCTCTGCGCCGGTCATTTTCCTGTCCAACTTCGCCACCTTCGACGCCCCCAGCTTCGCCCTCATCGCCTGGGCGGCCGCGCTGAGCATCTGGTCCAGCAAGCGCAACCGTTCCACTTTGTGGGGCTTGTCCATCGGGGTCCTCTGCTCCCTGGCCGTGCTGCTGAAATACTCCTCGGCCATCGACGTCCCGTTCGTCATGCTGCTGACCCTGGTCGTGGGGTGGGCGGTACGCTCCACCCGGGCGAGGGCGGTGGCCCGCGGCGCGGCTGCCGGGCTCACCGTGCTGGTCCTGCTGGTGGGCTCGGCGCTGACCTGGGGGTCGGCCCTGCTGGCGGGCCTCCAGAAGACCACCACGGACCGGGCCGCCATGGTGCACGAGACTCCTGTCCTCACGTTGGTAAGCCAGGTCGGGGTGTGGGCCGGTCTCACCTTCGCCCTCATGATCGCCGGCGGCATTTACCTGATGCGCCGCCAACCGGTCCTCGCGGTGCTGATGCTTGCCGGTACCATCGCAGCCACCGGATACCAGATCTGGATGGGTGAAGCGGTGTCCCTGCACAAGCACCTCACCCTTGGCATCATTTTCGGCGCACCGCTGGCCGGGGCAGTGCTCTCGGCCCTGGTACGCACCGGACGGAAGGTCACAGTTCTGCTCGTTGCGGCGGCGTGCTACGCCGTGCTGGTAGCGGGGCTGATGCAGTCCGAGAAGCTCTTCCACGTGTGGCCTGCCACCACTCCCCTGCACAACACGGTGGAGTTCGCCGTGGACTCCATGCCCTGGATCCGCACGCTGGCTGAAGTCCCTGAACCGTTGATGTATTCGTTGGAGGACAAGACCGGGCCCTGGCAGTGGACGGCCACGTATGACGGTTCGTTCTTTTATGACGACCCCGATGAAGGCCACCGGGTCTTCCAGGGACTGGAGGCCTACCAGCACGCGCTGGAGGACAACTACTTCCAGCTCGTCGTCCTTGACCGGAGCACCCCGATCGGCCAACAGCTGCAACCGGAGGAGTTCGGCTTCGCACAGACTGACACGGTCACCGATGCCGCCTCCGGCCACACATGGCGGATCTACCAGAGGTTTGACCACATCCCCCAGTGA
- a CDS encoding FAD-dependent monooxygenase, with translation MHDAVIVGCGPTGLMLAGELRLAGVDAVVLERRPSQELAGSRGGGIHSRSIELLDQRGIAQQFLATGKTVQTASFGNTQLDLGGLPTRHPYTLALFQNHIERLLLEWVEELGVEIRRGVEVTGVSADDDGVEVQLAAGGTVRARYVVGADGGRSMVRRAAGIPMVGPDATRSSLIAEVKVAGEPIQQGKVDGRGIHGLYPMGGGLVRVVVTEASLGPATEPTLAELRQALTDVFGTDFGVHSPTWLSRFTDATRQAESYRKGRVLLAGDAAHVHSPTGGLGIGLGLQDAVNLGWKLGQVLQDISGAGLLDSYHAERHPAGERALKYTMAQSLFQKADPRQEAVRDLLGEVLRVDGAGAPIAALITGLDVAYDVGTGHPLLGRRMPDLDIATGSGPTSVYGLLHRARPVLLEFGGPGLEPGAWAGYVQHVRATYDDAWQLPVLGTVAAPTAVLVRPDGYVAWVGEGSADGLTEALGTWFGKPVR, from the coding sequence ATGCATGATGCAGTGATTGTGGGCTGCGGACCCACGGGGTTGATGCTGGCGGGGGAGCTCCGGCTGGCGGGAGTGGATGCGGTTGTCCTGGAGCGGCGCCCCTCCCAGGAGCTGGCCGGCTCGCGCGGGGGCGGAATCCATTCGCGCAGCATCGAGCTGCTGGACCAGCGCGGCATCGCGCAGCAGTTCCTCGCCACGGGCAAGACCGTCCAGACGGCCTCCTTTGGCAACACGCAGCTGGACCTGGGCGGGCTGCCCACGCGCCACCCGTACACGCTGGCGTTGTTCCAGAACCACATCGAGCGCCTGCTGCTGGAGTGGGTGGAGGAACTGGGCGTGGAGATCCGGCGCGGCGTGGAGGTCACCGGAGTTTCAGCGGACGACGACGGCGTGGAGGTCCAGCTTGCCGCCGGCGGAACTGTGCGGGCCCGCTACGTCGTGGGTGCCGACGGTGGGCGCAGCATGGTGCGGCGGGCGGCGGGTATTCCGATGGTGGGTCCGGACGCGACGCGGAGCAGCTTGATCGCGGAGGTGAAGGTGGCGGGGGAGCCTATCCAGCAGGGGAAGGTGGACGGGCGCGGTATCCATGGGCTGTACCCGATGGGTGGGGGCCTGGTCCGGGTGGTGGTGACCGAAGCCTCCCTTGGCCCGGCCACCGAGCCCACCCTGGCGGAGCTGCGCCAGGCTCTGACCGACGTGTTCGGCACCGACTTCGGGGTCCACAGCCCCACGTGGCTGTCGCGCTTCACGGACGCCACCCGGCAGGCGGAGTCCTACCGCAAGGGCCGGGTGCTGCTGGCCGGTGATGCGGCCCATGTCCATTCACCCACGGGCGGACTCGGCATCGGCCTGGGGCTGCAGGACGCCGTCAACCTGGGCTGGAAGCTGGGGCAGGTGCTGCAGGACATCTCCGGCGCCGGGTTGCTGGACAGCTACCACGCGGAGCGCCACCCGGCGGGGGAGCGGGCGCTCAAGTACACCATGGCCCAGTCCCTCTTCCAGAAGGCCGATCCGCGGCAGGAGGCCGTGCGCGACCTGCTCGGCGAGGTGCTCCGCGTTGATGGTGCAGGGGCACCGATCGCGGCACTGATCACCGGGCTCGACGTCGCCTACGACGTGGGCACGGGCCACCCGCTGCTGGGCCGCCGGATGCCGGACCTGGACATCGCCACTGGGTCCGGGCCAACCAGCGTGTACGGGTTACTGCACCGGGCGCGGCCGGTGCTGCTGGAATTCGGTGGCCCGGGGCTGGAGCCTGGCGCGTGGGCCGGGTACGTGCAACATGTCAGGGCAACGTACGACGACGCGTGGCAGCTTCCCGTGCTGGGCACCGTTGCCGCACCAACGGCAGTCCTGGTCCGGCCCGACGGCTACGTAGCCTGGGTGGGCGAAGGCTCAGCGGACGGGCTCACCGAGGCCCTCGGCACGTGGTTCGGCAAGCCGGTCCGGTGA
- a CDS encoding RNA polymerase sigma factor, giving the protein MARTGGQLMPEAASPEVAAAVADAHRREWAFVLAATVRVAGSIDAAEEAVQDAYASALATWGRSGIPRNPGAWLTVAARRRALDMQRRAATAQRALPKLLAREDDDGGLPDMAPEEIPDERLRLIFTCCHPALALDAKVALTLRLLCGLSTAEVARAFLVPEATMAARITRAKKKIAAANIPYRVPPAAELPARLDGVLSVLYLVYTTGHTAPSGADLMRRDLADRGLELARMLRVLLPGDRDVAGLLALVLLTRARRDARVDDRHDMVLLEHQDRSKWDRQAIAEGVALLRESLAGRPPGRFALMAAIAAVHDESTSWPDTDWQEILGLYDLLMERWPSPVVRLNRAIALGFAVGYAEGLAELDVLGGEPQLARYPYLAAARGDFLVRLGRPEEARVAFEEALILTDNDAERRFLHGRLSALGD; this is encoded by the coding sequence GTGGCCCGTACGGGTGGCCAACTGATGCCGGAGGCCGCCAGCCCGGAGGTTGCCGCGGCGGTCGCGGACGCGCACCGCCGCGAGTGGGCCTTCGTCCTGGCGGCCACGGTCCGCGTTGCCGGCAGTATCGATGCCGCCGAGGAAGCCGTCCAGGACGCGTACGCCAGCGCATTGGCCACCTGGGGCAGGAGCGGCATTCCCCGGAACCCCGGGGCGTGGCTCACGGTGGCGGCGCGACGGCGGGCCCTGGACATGCAGCGCCGCGCGGCCACGGCGCAACGGGCGCTGCCCAAGCTGCTTGCGCGGGAGGATGACGACGGCGGTCTGCCGGACATGGCGCCCGAAGAGATCCCCGACGAGCGTCTCCGGCTCATTTTCACCTGCTGCCATCCTGCCCTGGCACTCGACGCCAAGGTGGCCCTGACGCTGCGGCTGCTGTGCGGGCTGTCCACCGCCGAGGTGGCACGGGCGTTCCTCGTCCCCGAGGCCACGATGGCGGCCCGCATCACCCGCGCAAAGAAGAAGATCGCAGCGGCCAATATCCCCTACCGGGTGCCGCCGGCAGCAGAGCTGCCGGCGCGGTTGGATGGCGTGCTGTCGGTGCTGTACCTGGTGTACACCACTGGGCACACCGCCCCGTCGGGAGCTGACCTGATGCGCCGGGACCTCGCTGACCGCGGGCTGGAACTGGCCAGGATGCTGCGCGTCCTGCTTCCCGGGGACCGCGACGTTGCCGGACTCCTAGCCTTGGTCCTGCTCACCAGGGCCCGCAGGGACGCCCGGGTCGATGACCGGCATGACATGGTTCTCCTGGAGCACCAGGACCGGTCCAAGTGGGACCGGCAGGCCATCGCGGAAGGTGTGGCGCTCCTGCGGGAGTCGCTTGCCGGACGGCCGCCGGGGCGTTTCGCGCTCATGGCGGCGATCGCAGCCGTGCATGACGAGAGCACGTCCTGGCCGGACACCGACTGGCAGGAGATCCTGGGTCTCTACGACCTGCTCATGGAGAGGTGGCCTTCCCCGGTGGTGCGGCTCAACCGGGCCATCGCCCTGGGCTTCGCGGTGGGTTACGCGGAAGGCCTGGCGGAACTTGATGTCCTGGGAGGCGAACCGCAGCTGGCCCGCTACCCATATTTGGCTGCCGCCCGCGGGGATTTCCTGGTCCGGCTTGGCCGCCCGGAGGAGGCACGGGTGGCGTTCGAGGAGGCGCTGATCCTCACGGACAACGACGCTGAGCGCCGGTTCCTCCATGGCCGTTTGAGCGCGTTGGGCGATTGA
- a CDS encoding YciI family protein has protein sequence MSKYLILIYQDEAVARQAEGESISASYQEFQQRRGASLLSGAALHPSSTATSVRRDGDGGFLVTDGPFAESKETLGGYYLIDAADLDEALEIAKEVPAGVGVEVWPVRVAN, from the coding sequence ATGTCCAAGTATTTGATCCTGATTTACCAGGACGAGGCCGTGGCCCGGCAGGCCGAAGGGGAATCCATCAGCGCCAGCTACCAGGAGTTCCAGCAACGGCGCGGTGCATCCCTGCTCAGCGGCGCAGCGCTGCACCCCTCCTCCACAGCGACGTCCGTCCGCCGCGACGGGGACGGCGGGTTCCTGGTCACGGACGGCCCGTTCGCCGAGTCGAAGGAAACCCTGGGCGGCTACTACCTCATCGACGCAGCTGACCTCGATGAGGCGCTTGAGATCGCCAAGGAAGTTCCGGCCGGCGTCGGAGTAGAGGTGTGGCCCGTACGGGTGGCCAACTGA